The DNA window TTGATAGCACTATTTGAATAAGTTGAATTACTAGCTTTGATCATTACTTCCAACAAATCCTTCGGGCCTTCCTCCGATTGATCACACTCTAAACTTTTTTTCCTATGTTCAATTAGCTTCATCAATGAATTTCTAACGTCTTTGTCCAATTTCCAAGAAATTATGTTCTTCTTAGTAGGCAAGAAcctgtcaaaatataaagaaataacacCTTTCAATTTTAGTTACGCCaatgttttgaaattgagtacgtatttaaatttaatgatGTCCATATATTTGAGGTGTGACATTCATTCCATTCATTATCGCTTCAGGGTTCTTGTCCTTTACAAATGTGGATTCATTATTTCATTCACCTTGTTGGATAACGTCAACATCCTGCCTATGACAAGATTCACGAGGGGGTTGGGTGGTCCAAATTAGAGTCATGATCGAACATGACGCTTGCGTGGTGAACTTAGTTAATAAATAGAGTTGTGTCCTTACAATCATTTATAACTTTTGGCATAATGGTAAGCGTTTGATCCTAACACACCTCCTCTTGCATGCCTAGAAATTAAAGGACATTCTTTTATCCAGTTCGGTGTGTACTTCTATCCTTACAACAGTCCAGGACTCTAAGGCCCACATTGGATCGGGTCTGACTCTAATACCATGTCAAATAAGcccttaggcctaactcacacatTAGAAACTAGCTTAATGGGTCAAAGATAGAAGGATTGTGCAAGTCTTATAAGGAGGCAAGTCTTATAAGGATTGTGCAAGTCTTATACCATACAGGTGAAAGAGTTCTCGTCTTTCACCTGTATGgtattcatttcatttcattatttataCGTACCTAAACCCGGGAATGAAAAGTTGATGAAAAGCATTAGTGGCATAAACCAATTGTTGTGCTTGCAACTCAAAGATGGCTTTTCCATCTTCATAGCTGCTTCCAAACACCGTATGTGTAATCACCTTTTCAGACAAGCTCAAGAACCATTCTGAAACTTCTATTTCCACCTTGCCATCCTTCGACATTTTTGACGACCATTTGGTCAACATATCCTTCATACTCTTCCCCATCGTAGGAATCATTAGCTGTTTAATTAAGAAAAGGACAAGATATAAATTTTACGTACAAGTTAAACTTATTTCGAGAAGAAAGATAGTCCAAACATAATTACGTtaagaaattcataaaatatgtataaatattaaatataattagtaTTTAAGTTTATCTACTTGCCTTGAGATTTTCTGAGTAAAATgtttgagttaatatctttCTATGGTGAGCCCATTTTTCTCCTCTGAGACTGGACAAACCATCGCCTTCGAGCTTCTTGGCGGATGGAGGTGTTTCAATTTTCTCAAAGTTGTCTGATTTTACAAGGAAGATATCTCTAATAAGCGTTGGATCTGAGATGAAGACACGAACTGTTGGCCCAAACCACACAAGAAATGTTGCACCTGTGCCATGAGCCCATGatatatcacaaaaaaatattagtaacaTGTTATTCTAGGTTATATTCccaatcaatttttatattgagTGTTTAAGTTTTATATATGTATCGTCATGTAATTTACACTCATGTCATCAATCTTTTATCTGTTGTAGCAGATAAcctatcttatttttaaaattacaaatcacATCTTCTATGAAGGTGTGTGTAAACAAAAATGAAGGTGTTTATGCACAACAATACTTGCTTTTGAAATACTAGTTACCTAGCTATACCATCAACTCATAGAATCatatattgaataaaaaatctTACACATCGTCAATGCATATAACTAAAACTCAATTTACTACTAATTCAAGTTCAAGCACAAGCCACTGACATATAATAGACAGAAATAGTTCCTTTTGAGATACGATtggatttaagttatataaactggactatattatgatttaatttgcAATTAAACACCCCTTATGCATAACCTAGATATTGTTCTTAGCCAATTCAAGCAGATCCAAATAGTGACACAAGAAATTAatagaatttaaattattaagcATACATATAATCAATAGAAAATTGAGAGTAATTAGTACCATATATATTCTTCCAGTGATGGTAGAAAGAAAAGACTCTAGGAACAATGTCATGGGATAAAGAAAAGTTTTGAGAAGAAGAAGGTTGTAAATCAGCAATTTCTTTTAGATTTcccaacaaaaaattatatttaggaCCCCTAATCCCTTGcttcaaaaaatgattttgaattcTCCTTGGTCTCCAACAGAGATTAATCACCACTTTCTGAACAATTAACAAAACAAACCAAAATATAATAAGATAACATAACCAGTAATCTTCCATATGCACCACtaatcaataattaacaacaagTTAATTTCTCTAATTCTAGCAGAAATATGGCTCCCTATATTTGGTTTATAAGAGTATTGAGGTGAATTagtctatttatatatatttgttgattAATAAATATGTCTCATTGTCCTttgtaatcaaaacaaaatattatctTAATAAGGAAATATAATAAATGGTTCACTATTAGTATCTCAGAATGCTAATAAAATCTGGGTATATATCCTTCCAaggtaattaatttaatatatatcttattaaGGATGGCTtgatttacttttaaaaaattggaaTGTAGAAATAATTGAGGGCTTGGAAAGATTTGGTGTCATAATtgtttaggaaaaaaaattgctCATTTGTTGGAAAGAGATTTCCACCCTAGATAAATGGTTTATGATGAGTAAAATActttttccataaataaaattggcCAAATACATAGGCAGCTCCTTTGACTTGTCCTCAATTTTCATTTTGACATATATTCTACCTCaactttctttcattttaat is part of the Solanum stenotomum isolate F172 chromosome 8, ASM1918654v1, whole genome shotgun sequence genome and encodes:
- the LOC125874395 gene encoding cytochrome P450 734A1-like, giving the protein MEDYWLCYLIIFWFVLLIVQKVVINLCWRPRRIQNHFLKQGIRGPKYNFLLGNLKEIADLQPSSSQNFSLSHDIVPRVFSFYHHWKNIYGATFLVWFGPTVRVFISDPTLIRDIFLVKSDNFEKIETPPSAKKLEGDGLSSLRGEKWAHHRKILTQTFYSENLKLMIPTMGKSMKDMLTKWSSKMSKDGKVEIEVSEWFLSLSEKVITHTVFGSSYEDGKAIFELQAQQLVYATNAFHQLFIPGFRFLPTKKNIISWKLDKDVRNSLMKLIEHRKKSLECDQSEEGPKDLLEVMIKASNSTYSNSAIKVDDIVEECKTMFLAGKYTTSNLLTWTTILLAMNPHWQQLARDEVFNVCGARDTPSKDDIAKLKTLGMILNESLRLYPPLAATIRRAKIDTTLGTLNLPQGTELLIPFIGIHHDAELWGDDVSEFNPGRFARGVGQAAKRPMAFMPFGLGARHCIGQNLAIIQAKLAIAMMLMSFSFELAPTYQHAPTILIFLCPQYGAPITFKKL